The following coding sequences lie in one Xanthomonas hyacinthi genomic window:
- a CDS encoding LacI family DNA-binding transcriptional regulator: MAPSKPPSADVHASVHGKAATINDIARLSGVSKKTVSRIINNSPLVRKDTREKVEALMREVGYAPDPLARGLAFRRSFLIGMVYDNPTAQYIVDMQYGALDALRGSSFELVVHPCDSRSPGYIEGVRRFVQQQKLHGVILVPRASEDQALADMLAGIGVRYTRIASLPLDATSQMVVTHDRDGAAEAADYLLSLGHREIALITGPSAYRSAHERTAGFIDALTRRGIELPPQRIVEAGYTFESGVAAAEKLLLGKQRPSAIFTGNDEMAAGVYKVALRAGINLPRQLSIIGYDDSPLASRLWPSLTSVRRHTRDTGRTAAAMLIQPEGTPALAIASVRPHLIVRDSCQPPED, from the coding sequence ATGGCGCCGAGCAAACCCCCTTCCGCCGATGTCCACGCCTCCGTCCACGGCAAGGCGGCGACGATCAACGACATCGCGCGCCTGTCCGGGGTGTCGAAGAAGACGGTGTCGCGGATCATCAACAACTCGCCGCTGGTGCGCAAAGACACGCGCGAAAAGGTCGAAGCGCTGATGCGCGAAGTCGGCTACGCGCCGGATCCGCTGGCGCGCGGACTGGCGTTCCGGCGTTCGTTCCTGATCGGCATGGTCTACGACAACCCGACCGCGCAGTACATCGTGGACATGCAGTACGGCGCGCTGGACGCGCTGCGCGGCTCCAGCTTCGAGCTGGTGGTGCACCCCTGCGACAGCCGCAGCCCCGGCTACATCGAGGGCGTGCGCCGCTTCGTGCAGCAGCAAAAATTGCACGGGGTGATCCTGGTGCCGCGCGCCTCCGAAGACCAGGCGCTGGCGGACATGCTCGCCGGCATCGGCGTGCGCTACACCCGCATCGCCTCGCTGCCGCTGGACGCCACCTCGCAGATGGTGGTCACCCACGACCGCGACGGCGCCGCCGAGGCCGCCGACTACCTGCTGTCGCTGGGCCACCGCGAGATCGCGCTGATCACCGGTCCCAGCGCCTACCGCTCCGCGCACGAGCGCACCGCCGGCTTCATCGACGCGCTGACCCGGCGCGGCATCGAGCTGCCGCCGCAGCGCATCGTCGAGGCCGGCTACACCTTCGAATCCGGCGTCGCCGCGGCCGAGAAACTGCTGCTCGGCAAGCAGCGCCCGAGCGCGATCTTCACCGGCAACGACGAGATGGCCGCCGGCGTGTACAAGGTCGCGCTGCGCGCCGGCATCAACCTCCCACGCCAGCTGTCGATCATCGGCTACGACGACAGCCCGCTGGCCTCGCGCCTGTGGCCGTCGCTGACCTCGGTGCGCCGCCACACCCGCGACACCGGCCGCACCGCCGCGGCGATGCTGATCCAGCCCGAAGGCACCCCGGCGCTGGCGATCGCCAGCGTGCGCCCGCACCTGATCGTGCGCGATTCGTGCCAGCCGCCGGAAGACTGA
- the kduD gene encoding 2-dehydro-3-deoxy-D-gluconate 5-dehydrogenase KduD yields MTNPFSLEGKVALVTGANTGLGQGIALALAQAGADIAAAGIRAPTETAEKVKALGRRFVAIGANLISIEPVQRVLDETLAGLGRLDILVNNAGLIRRADAVDFSEQDWDDVMNVNIKSAFFMSQAAGRHFIAQGSGKIINIASMLSFQGGIRVPSYTASKSGIAGITRLLANEWGAKGLNINAIAPGYMATDNTAQLRADAARNQSILERIPAGRWGVPEDLGGTAVFLASSASDYVNGTIIPVDGGWLAR; encoded by the coding sequence ATGACGAACCCGTTCAGTCTCGAAGGCAAGGTCGCCCTGGTCACCGGCGCCAACACCGGCCTTGGCCAGGGCATCGCCCTGGCGCTGGCGCAGGCCGGTGCCGACATCGCCGCCGCCGGCATCCGGGCGCCCACCGAGACCGCGGAAAAGGTCAAGGCGCTGGGCCGCCGCTTCGTCGCCATCGGAGCCAACCTGATCAGCATCGAGCCGGTGCAGCGCGTGCTCGACGAGACCCTGGCCGGGCTCGGCCGCCTCGACATCCTGGTCAACAACGCCGGGCTGATCCGCCGCGCCGACGCGGTGGATTTCAGCGAGCAGGACTGGGACGACGTGATGAACGTCAACATCAAGTCCGCGTTCTTCATGTCGCAGGCGGCCGGCCGCCACTTCATCGCCCAGGGCAGCGGCAAGATCATCAACATCGCCTCGATGCTGTCGTTCCAGGGTGGCATCCGCGTGCCCTCGTACACCGCCAGCAAGTCCGGCATCGCCGGCATCACCCGCCTGCTGGCCAACGAGTGGGGCGCCAAGGGCCTGAACATCAACGCCATCGCGCCCGGCTACATGGCCACCGACAACACCGCGCAGCTGCGTGCCGACGCGGCGCGCAACCAGTCGATCCTGGAGCGCATCCCGGCCGGGCGCTGGGGCGTGCCGGAAGACCTGGGCGGCACCGCGGTGTTCCTGGCCAGCAGCGCCTCGGACTACGTCAACGGCACCATCATCCCGGTCGACGGCGGCTGGCTGGCACGCTGA
- a CDS encoding RpiB/LacA/LacB family sugar-phosphate isomerase, which yields MKIALMNEFSQAGKNPAILQQLNDVAGEQGHSVFNVGMDGDNDHRLTYIHLGIVASLLLNAKAVDFVVAGCGTGQGAMMSLNAHPGVFCGYCIEPTDAYLFAQVNNGNALALAFAKGYGWGAEINLRYIFEKAFSGERGMGYPAERRESQQANAGILAQVKQATAKSYLDGLRALDPELVTQALGGERFQQCFFDNAQDAEIRRFVAGVLGRPEAAAA from the coding sequence ATGAAAATCGCACTAATGAACGAATTCAGCCAGGCCGGCAAGAACCCGGCGATCCTGCAGCAGCTCAACGACGTGGCCGGCGAGCAGGGCCACAGCGTGTTCAACGTCGGCATGGACGGCGACAACGACCATCGCCTGACCTACATCCACCTGGGCATCGTCGCCAGCCTGCTGCTGAACGCCAAGGCGGTGGATTTCGTCGTCGCCGGCTGCGGCACCGGCCAGGGCGCGATGATGTCGCTCAATGCGCATCCGGGCGTGTTCTGCGGCTACTGCATCGAGCCGACCGACGCCTACCTGTTCGCCCAGGTCAACAACGGCAACGCGCTGGCGCTGGCCTTCGCCAAGGGCTACGGCTGGGGCGCGGAGATCAACCTGCGCTACATCTTCGAGAAGGCCTTCAGCGGCGAGCGCGGCATGGGCTATCCGGCCGAGCGCCGCGAATCGCAGCAGGCCAACGCCGGCATCCTGGCCCAGGTCAAGCAGGCCACCGCCAAATCCTACCTGGACGGCCTGCGCGCGCTGGATCCGGAGCTGGTCACGCAGGCGCTCGGCGGCGAGCGCTTCCAGCAGTGCTTCTTCGACAACGCGCAGGATGCGGAAATCCGCCGCTTCGTCGCCGGCGTGCTGGGCAGGCCGGAAGCCGCAGCGGCCTGA